In Fundulus heteroclitus isolate FHET01 chromosome 16, MU-UCD_Fhet_4.1, whole genome shotgun sequence, a single genomic region encodes these proteins:
- the LOC105939433 gene encoding myeloid-associated differentiation marker homolog isoform X1 — translation MVTLDFKTLTVHPGAAMVYVNIKSITQPVGIIRIMAAILTCMCFSLVATVKPDSSPYWGWCMFTWVFCFFFTLLILILEFTTVSTKMPFAWEDFTAAFAILSSVLCLCASIMYPTFYACNTCYRQIGASVVSWMCFGVYVAEVVLTRLRPSGQDNGFLSTPPGIMKMLESFLACLIFLSLESAQYSGNPALNWCVAVYSLCFIFGIAIILITLGNLTVYFPFSFENVAIVYNVLAATMYITAMVIWPLYSFHNKRPVNCGRLCSWDKLVLITVMTVFNSIVYILDSIYSILRVFVFRNE, via the exons ATGGTTACGTTGGACTTCAAGACGTTGACG GTTCATCCAGGAGCAGCCATGGTCTACGTGAATATCAAATCCATCACCCAGCCTGTGGGGATCATCCGAATAATGGCGGCCATCCTCACTTGTATGTGTTTCAGCCTGGTGGCAACGGTGAAACCGGACTCCTCGCCATACTGGGGATGGTGCATGTTCACCTGGgtcttctgtttcttcttcACCCTTCTCATTCTCATTCTGGAGTTTACCACTGTCAGCACCAAAATGCCCTTTGCCTGGGAGGACTTCACTGCTGCCTTTGCTATTCTGTCAAGTGTGCTGTGCCTGTGCGCCTCCATCATGTACCCCACCTTTTATGCCTGCAACACCTGTTACCGCCAGATTGGAGCTTCAGTGGTATCCTGGATGTGTTTTGGGGTGTATGTGGCCGAGGTGGTCCTCACACGCCTTCGCCCAAGTGGACAGGACAATGGATTTCTCTCCACGCCGCCGGGAATAATGAAGATGCTGGAGAGCTTCTTAGCCTGTCTCATCTTCCTGTCACTGGAAAGTGCTCAGTACTCAGGCAACCCAGCACTAAACTGGTGTGTAGCTGTGTATTCCTTGTGTTTCATTTTCGGCATCGCCATAATCCTGATCACTCTCGGAAATCTTACTGTCTATTTTCCCTTCTCTTTTGAGAACGTTGCAATTGTCTATAATGTTTTGGCAGCAACTATGTATATAACAGCAATGGTTATATGGCCGCTGTATTCTTTTCACAATAAGAGACCAGTGAACTGTGGCCGCCTCTGTTCTTGGGATAAACTGGTTCTGATCACCGTCATGACAGTCTTCAACTCTATTGTCTACATCCTGGACTCTATCTACTCCATACTTCGGGTCTTTGTTTTCAGGAATGAGTGA
- the LOC105939428 gene encoding myeloid-associated differentiation marker homolog — protein MVTLDFKTLTVPVGILRILEVIFTCITFSLVASGSNLPNSFWAWCMFTWCFCFCITIFILVLELTSLNSKLPISWDDFTTSFAMLATLMVLTASLLYSIIFTCSGCGRQIAACVISFLTFILYAVEVGLTRAKPGEISGFLSTVPGLLKVLEAFVACIIFICLDFTSYSTHPGLQWCVAVYSICFIFALLVIILTIGRLLSRFPAPFNKVLIACNVLAVLMYITAVIIWPVYSFRIGSRPNSCPMICPWNIAVVVSFLTCVNLIAYIVDTVYSFKLVFFTTQT, from the exons ATGGTTACGTTGGACTTCAAGACGTTGACGGTACCTGTGGGCATTTTGAGGATACTGGAGGTCATCTTTACATGTATAACTTTCAGCCTGGTCGCATCAGGGTCCAACTTGCCTAATTCGTTTTGGGCATGGTGCATGTTCACTTGGTGTTTCTGCTTCTGTATCACCATCTTCATACTGGTCCTGGAACTCACCAGCCTCAACTCAAAGCTGCCCATCTCCTGGGATGATTTTACCACCTCCTTTGCCATGTTGGCTACACTAATG GTGCTCACAGCATCCCTCCTCTACTCCATCATCTTCACCTGTAGTGGTTGTGGCAGACAAATTGCTGCCTGCGTTATCTCTTTCCTGACCTTCATCCTGTACGCTGTCGAGGTTGGACTGACTCGGGCCAAACCCGGGGAAATCAGTGGGTTTCTCTCCACAGTGCCAGGCTTGCTTAAAGTTCTGGAGGCCTTTGTGGCCTGTATAATCTTCATCTGTCTGGATTTCACCAGCTACTCAACTCATCCAGGTCTCCAGTGGTGTGTTGCTGTCTACtccatttgtttcatttttgccCTCCTCGTCATTATTTTAACTATTGGCCGGCTGCTGTCCCGCTTCCCTGCACCTTTTAACAAAGTTCTAATAGCCTGCAATGTGCTTGCCGTTCTGATGTACATCACAGCTGTCATCATCTGGCCCGTCTACAGCTTCAGGATTGGATCGAGACCAAACTCCTGCCCTATGATCTGTCCATGGAATATTGCTGttgttgtctcttttttaacCTGTGTTAACCTGATTGCTTACATTGTGGACACAGTGTATTCTTTCAAGCTGGTCTTCTTCACCACTCAAACATAA
- the LOC105939433 gene encoding myeloid-associated differentiation marker homolog isoform X2: MVYVNIKSITQPVGIIRIMAAILTCMCFSLVATVKPDSSPYWGWCMFTWVFCFFFTLLILILEFTTVSTKMPFAWEDFTAAFAILSSVLCLCASIMYPTFYACNTCYRQIGASVVSWMCFGVYVAEVVLTRLRPSGQDNGFLSTPPGIMKMLESFLACLIFLSLESAQYSGNPALNWCVAVYSLCFIFGIAIILITLGNLTVYFPFSFENVAIVYNVLAATMYITAMVIWPLYSFHNKRPVNCGRLCSWDKLVLITVMTVFNSIVYILDSIYSILRVFVFRNE, translated from the coding sequence ATGGTCTACGTGAATATCAAATCCATCACCCAGCCTGTGGGGATCATCCGAATAATGGCGGCCATCCTCACTTGTATGTGTTTCAGCCTGGTGGCAACGGTGAAACCGGACTCCTCGCCATACTGGGGATGGTGCATGTTCACCTGGgtcttctgtttcttcttcACCCTTCTCATTCTCATTCTGGAGTTTACCACTGTCAGCACCAAAATGCCCTTTGCCTGGGAGGACTTCACTGCTGCCTTTGCTATTCTGTCAAGTGTGCTGTGCCTGTGCGCCTCCATCATGTACCCCACCTTTTATGCCTGCAACACCTGTTACCGCCAGATTGGAGCTTCAGTGGTATCCTGGATGTGTTTTGGGGTGTATGTGGCCGAGGTGGTCCTCACACGCCTTCGCCCAAGTGGACAGGACAATGGATTTCTCTCCACGCCGCCGGGAATAATGAAGATGCTGGAGAGCTTCTTAGCCTGTCTCATCTTCCTGTCACTGGAAAGTGCTCAGTACTCAGGCAACCCAGCACTAAACTGGTGTGTAGCTGTGTATTCCTTGTGTTTCATTTTCGGCATCGCCATAATCCTGATCACTCTCGGAAATCTTACTGTCTATTTTCCCTTCTCTTTTGAGAACGTTGCAATTGTCTATAATGTTTTGGCAGCAACTATGTATATAACAGCAATGGTTATATGGCCGCTGTATTCTTTTCACAATAAGAGACCAGTGAACTGTGGCCGCCTCTGTTCTTGGGATAAACTGGTTCTGATCACCGTCATGACAGTCTTCAACTCTATTGTCTACATCCTGGACTCTATCTACTCCATACTTCGGGTCTTTGTTTTCAGGAATGAGTGA